A window of Aricia agestis chromosome 3, ilAriAges1.1, whole genome shotgun sequence contains these coding sequences:
- the LOC121725443 gene encoding suppressor of fused homolog: MSNSSVIGCNNILSCPSAESSNVVIPGAVPGTESHPGHQTQQPDRMMPVGLQALYSACMKVYPEQPNPLQVTTRLKYWLGGHDPLDYISMYWNPGRPEENIPPHWHYVSFGLSDLHGDGRVHPEPGPGAEGSGYGIELTFRLAAEPREPPLWPAALLQSLARYVFTTGNKFCAGDHISWHSPLDGSKSRIRHLLVAADPQLGTVPTPHGSVSFVQIVGCTNRELKATQRGSGFDVLKTIAEDPGCGGAWLVTELRRGSARRVRTAPAARPADLAGVTANVCWRRYVPSAEDEERLSPSVERQIKETLQRGLSVMSDRGAEGHNMSTDSFELSSLERALPPPPPPPPPPPPPPLHDAMDMSTSGSWRGGGEGCGGGDVQYLDGVHLILDAEAASLLPLAIDGRVLHSRHFTWRRAGGGGGGEGGAVTLVPPAVAGAFVTPDRPYAARAGWLQVLIPEDLARDMSAKARELARLAGTDSESEDEAPPPPALPLTLWWPRRCLKLTVRPAEL; encoded by the exons ATGTCTAATAGCAGCGTTATTGGATGTAATAATATTCTGTCGTGTCCATCTGCGGAAAGTTCGAATGTGGTGATACCTGGTGCCGTGCCCGGAACAGAGTCGCATCCCGGACATCAGACCCAACAACCTG ACAGGATGATGCCAGTAGGACTCCAAGCTCTGTACTCCGCCTGTATGAAGGTCTACCCGGAACAACCAAACCCCCTACAAGTAACAACCAGACTCAAATATTG GTTGGGTGGTCATGATCCCCTGGACTACATCAGTATGTACTGGAACCCTGGCCGACCTGAGGAGAACATTCCGCCACACTGGCATTATGTCAG TTTTGGGCTCTCAGATCTGCACGGTGACGGGCGGGTGCACCCCGAACCGGGGCCCGGCGCGGAGGGTTCGGGCTACGGGATCGAGCTCACCTTCCGGCTCGCCGCGGAGCCGCGTGAGCCGCCGCTGTGGCCCGCAGCCCTGCTCCAGTCCCTCGCCAGATACGTGTTTACCACTG GAAATAAATTCTGTGCGGGAGATCACATATCGTGGCATTCGCCCCTGGACGGGTCAAAGTCGAGGATCCGCCACTTGCTGGTAGCAGCCGACCCTCAGCTGGGCACCGTCCCCACGCCACACGGCTCTGTCTCATTTGTACAG ATCGTAGGTTGTACCAACAGAGAGCTGAAGGCGACACAGCGGGGTTCAGGGTTCGACGTGTTGAAAACCATTGCAGAGGACCCCGG CTGCGGCGGTGCGTGGCTAGTGACGGAGCTGCGGCGCGGGTCGGCGCGGCGCGTGCGCACCGCCCCCGCCGCGCGCCCCGCAGACCTCGCCGGTGTCACCGCCAACGTCTGCTGGCGACGATACGTCCCC AGCGCGGAGGATGAGGAGCGGCTGTCTCCGAGTGTGGAGCGACAGATCAAGGAGACCCTGCAGCGCGGCCTCAGCGTCATGAGCGACCGCGGCGCGGAGG GGCACAACATGTCTACGGACAGTTTCGAGTTGTCGAGCCTGGAGCGCgcgctgccgccgccgccgccgccgccgccgccgccgccgccaccgccgcTACACGACGCCATGGACATGTCCACT AGTGGTTCATGGCGCGGAGGCGGCGAGGGGTGCGGCGGCGGCGACGTGCAGTACCTGGACGGCGTGCACCTCATCCTGGACGCCGAGGCCGCCAGCCTGCTGCCGCTGGCCATCGA TGGACGCGTGCTTCACTCGCGGCACTTCACGTGGCggcgcgcgggcggcggcggcgggggggAGGGCGGCGCCGTGACGCTGGTGCCGCCGGCCGTCGCGGGCGCCTTCGTCACGCCCGACCGACCCTACGCCGCGCGCGCCGGCTGGCTCCAG GTGCTGATACCGGAGGACCTGGCGCGCGACATGTCGGCGAAGGCGCGCGAGCTGGCGCGACTGGCGGGTACCGACTCCGAGAGCGAGGACGAGGCGCCGCCACCGCCCGCGCTGCCGCTCACGCTGTGGTGGCCGCGCCGCTGCCTGAAGCTCACCGTGCGCCCCGCCGAGCTCTGA